The following DNA comes from Janthinobacterium sp. TB1-E2.
GCGCCTGCTGCTGTATCCGGAGCCCGAGCTGATCGCGCATCTGCCGCAGCTGGACGCCGCGCTGGCGGCCGTGCCGGAGCAGCACGCGCTGCTGCGGCCCTTGCTGGCGCACCTGGAAAGCAGCAGCCTGATCGACCTGCAGCAGCAGTACGTGGCCACGTTCGACCGCAACCCGTCGCACTCGCTGCATCTGTTCGAGCATATCCACGGCGAATCGCGCGACCGGGGCCAGGCCATGGTCGACCTGATGGAGGAGTACAAGCGCCACGGCCTGCAAATGGTGGGCGACGACTTGCCCGACTTCGTGCCGCTGTTCCTGGAATTCCTCGCGCAGCTCGACGAGGAAGTCTCGGCGCCGCTGCTGGGCGACGCCGTCCACGTGCTGGCGCACATCGGCCGCAAGCTGACGGCCAACGGCAGTCCGTATGCGCCCGTCTTCACCGTGCTCGAACGCCTGAGCCCCGTGGCGGCGGAAATGCTGGCCGAACCGCCGGTGCGCGACATGGATGAAGCGCTGGAAACCTTCGGTCCCGGTGCGGACGGCGTCGAGCCGCTGCTGCGCCAAGGTCCGGGCCAGGTTCCGGGCGGCGTCCATCCCGTGCATTTTCACCCG
Coding sequences within:
- the narJ gene encoding nitrate reductase molybdenum cofactor assembly chaperone is translated as MHHYQVLSRLLLYPEPELIAHLPQLDAALAAVPEQHALLRPLLAHLESSSLIDLQQQYVATFDRNPSHSLHLFEHIHGESRDRGQAMVDLMEEYKRHGLQMVGDDLPDFVPLFLEFLAQLDEEVSAPLLGDAVHVLAHIGRKLTANGSPYAPVFTVLERLSPVAAEMLAEPPVRDMDEALETFGPGADGVEPLLRQGPGQVPGGVHPVHFHPQPRRAA